A region of Diospyros lotus cultivar Yz01 chromosome 3, ASM1463336v1, whole genome shotgun sequence DNA encodes the following proteins:
- the LOC127798357 gene encoding probable WRKY transcription factor 57 codes for MDNKGQVDPGVTELTAESTWAFGDDADGVYFFGSDRESSVLSEFGWNLRPEPSGFADLDRIGVAADERPELAGSDRPLKPERGNITAVHAGPAGDASTSNPSVSSSSSEDPPEKSTASGGDKPPPETASKVRKKGQKRIRQPRFAFMTRSEVDHLEDGYRWRKYGQKAVKNSPFPRSYYRCTNSKCTVKKRVERSSEDPAIVITTYEGQHCHHSVGFPRGGLISHEAAFASPLTPSASQLYFPRVQFPQQGSSSAPKSHQVPREPYVLAEPNPHRPTDEGLLGDIVPPGMRNQ; via the exons ATGGATAATAAGGGCCAAGTCGATCCAGGAGTCACCGAGTTAACGGCCGAGTCGACCTGGGCGTTCGGTGACGACGCGGATGGCGTATACTTCTTCGGGAGCGATAGAGAGAGCAGTGTTCTGAGCGAATTCGGTTGGAATCTCAGGCCCGAGCCCAGCGGTTTCGCGGACTTGGATCGGATCGGTGTGGCGGCGGACGAGAGGCCGGAATTGGCGGGGAGTGATAGGCCGTTGAAGCCGGAGAGGGGGAACATCACCGCCGTTCATGCGGGGCCTGCCGGCGATGCTTCGACGTCGAACCCATCGGTGTCTTCGAGCTCCTCGGAGGATCCGCCGGAGAAGTCGACGGCCTCCGGAGGGGACAAACCACCGCCCGAGACAGC GAGCAAAGTTAGAAAGAAGGGGCAAAAGCGAATCCGACAACCACGTTTTGCATTCATGACTAGGAGTGAAGTTGATCATCTTGAAGATGGTTATAGATGGCGGAAATATGGGCAGAAAGCAGTTAAAAATAGCCCATTTCCAAG GAGCTACTATCGCTGTACAAACAGCAAATGCACGGTGAAGAAAAGAGTTGAACGCTCATCTGAAGATCCAGCTATTGTGATCACGACTTATGAAGGCCAGCACTGTCACCATTCTGTTGGATTCCCTAGAGGTGGATTAATCAGTCATGAAGCTGCCTTTGCAAGCCCGTTGACTCCTTCAGCCTCACAGTTATATTTCCCAAGAGTACAATTTCCTCAACAAGGTTCATCTAGTGcaccaaaatcacaccaggttccAAGAGAACCCTACGTGCTAGCCGAGCCAAATCCACACCGTCCCACTGATGAAGGACTCCTTGGCGACATCGTACCCCCTGGAATGCGAAATCAATGA